A genomic segment from uncultured Desulfuromonas sp. encodes:
- a CDS encoding FAD-dependent oxidoreductase, producing the protein MKKTDVAIIGGSAAGLAAATTLMRRHPEKSISLIRNVTKTVVPCGIPYVYGTLGAVEKNIIPDNQFQKAGVDIITKHVTIIDRENKVVKFDDGEELAYDKLILSTGSKPFLPPIDGVELENVFCIQKDPCHLQTILDALHPAQNVVVIGGGFIGVEMAEQIARMESRPAHIRLVEMLPHCLMVACEEEFCLVAEKELQREGVEVMTNCQVKAIHGGSAVQTVELADGRQLEADVVVIGIGAAPNVELAEKSGIACDARGGVKVSRTLQTSDPDIYAAGDCAEKFSFFNGEPSGIRLASIAASEGTIAAGNIYSLQQRETLGALGAFATKVGTRSIAAAGITTQAAQAQKLDVVIGEAVASNMHPGSLPNAIADMKVKLIVEKATGRLLGGHVCGGDSSAELANAIAVAVQAQLTANDLSLMQYATHPLLTASPVMYQLMVAAENALIQL; encoded by the coding sequence ATGAAAAAGACCGACGTGGCAATTATTGGCGGTTCAGCGGCCGGACTGGCTGCTGCAACGACACTGATGAGACGCCATCCTGAAAAAAGCATCAGCCTAATTCGCAATGTGACCAAGACGGTTGTTCCTTGCGGAATCCCCTATGTGTATGGAACTTTGGGCGCCGTAGAGAAAAACATCATTCCGGATAACCAGTTTCAGAAAGCCGGGGTGGATATCATTACCAAGCACGTCACAATCATTGACCGGGAAAACAAGGTGGTCAAATTTGATGACGGTGAGGAACTGGCTTACGACAAACTGATTCTCAGTACTGGGTCAAAACCGTTCCTGCCGCCCATTGATGGTGTCGAGCTGGAGAATGTGTTTTGCATTCAGAAAGATCCCTGCCATCTGCAGACGATTCTCGATGCCCTGCATCCGGCGCAGAATGTTGTTGTGATCGGCGGCGGATTCATCGGTGTGGAAATGGCGGAGCAGATTGCCCGTATGGAATCGCGCCCAGCTCATATCCGATTGGTTGAGATGTTACCCCACTGCTTGATGGTGGCCTGTGAAGAAGAGTTTTGCCTGGTCGCTGAAAAAGAACTGCAGCGTGAAGGCGTTGAAGTGATGACCAATTGCCAGGTCAAGGCTATTCACGGCGGTTCGGCGGTGCAGACTGTTGAGTTGGCCGATGGCCGACAACTTGAAGCGGATGTGGTCGTGATCGGCATCGGTGCTGCGCCAAATGTTGAGCTTGCCGAAAAATCCGGTATCGCCTGTGATGCACGTGGCGGCGTCAAAGTCTCACGGACATTGCAAACCAGTGATCCGGATATCTATGCCGCAGGGGATTGCGCGGAGAAATTCTCCTTTTTCAATGGTGAGCCAAGCGGGATTCGCCTGGCATCCATTGCCGCCTCGGAAGGAACGATTGCCGCAGGAAATATCTACTCACTACAACAGCGTGAAACCTTGGGAGCACTGGGAGCATTCGCCACAAAAGTGGGAACCCGAAGCATTGCTGCTGCCGGTATAACCACCCAGGCTGCACAAGCTCAGAAACTGGACGTGGTGATCGGTGAAGCCGTTGCTTCGAATATGCATCCGGGTTCACTGCCCAATGCGATTGCCGACATGAAAGTGAAATTGATCGTGGAAAAGGCGACGGGACGGTTGCTGGGAGGACATGTCTGCGGCGGTGACAGCTCTGCGGAGCTGGCCAATGCGATTGCCGTTGCCGTCCAGGCCCAATTAACGGCGAATGATTTATCATTGATGCAGTATGCCACCCATCCATTGTTGACGGCATCACCGGTGATGTACCAGCTGATGGTGGCCGCAGAGAACGCCCTGATCCAGCTCTAA
- a CDS encoding OFA family MFS transporter, whose protein sequence is MKNKEVCPYFRKDEDICDVGCGHISAHDVRMIIDFCDGRYAECSTYQLLEGKTCPEPIVEDRVTTSLPMKTTKPMQTAVASQVQPFNVKWPSIVQLRAMTAQYNESFNYTQERKTMTDQIKNKGMTVVLAATGINLALGILYTWSIFKGAIADSIAAGGPGAFTWDKASINDPYAVACLAFAVSMIIAGKLQQKYGPRVTCILGGLLVGAGFVWISQTTNYWAWILGFGVMAGMGIGFGYSATTPPALKWFSPAKTGLIAGTVVSGFGLASIYIAPLAKHLLATQGLQQSMLIFGIAFAIVVSLLGMLISNPPEGFVPAGAEATASTAKSSSIDMTATQMMKTPKFYILWTCFFIGAGAGLMVIGSAKGLAKASMGEMAFLVVAIMSVGNAAGRLIAGVVSDKVGRANTLTFMLMFQAVLMFAAVPVLGGTDSSPILVVLLVSFMVFNYGTNLSLFPSFAKDLWGAKNLGMNYGILFSAWGVGAFVLVRLSQMMVVKTGSFDLSFKAAGIMLLVGAGLSLTLRAKQAVAEAPQTAAVLDDEYDEEDLVVD, encoded by the coding sequence ATGAAGAACAAAGAAGTTTGTCCCTATTTTCGCAAAGACGAAGATATCTGTGATGTTGGTTGCGGGCACATTTCAGCCCACGACGTGAGAATGATTATCGACTTTTGCGATGGCCGCTATGCAGAGTGCTCAACCTATCAGCTCCTCGAGGGCAAGACCTGCCCCGAACCCATCGTTGAGGACAGGGTGACAACGTCTTTACCCATGAAAACGACAAAACCCATGCAAACGGCCGTAGCGAGCCAAGTGCAGCCTTTCAACGTCAAGTGGCCGAGTATCGTTCAACTACGTGCGATGACCGCTCAATATAATGAGAGCTTTAATTACACACAGGAGAGAAAAACCATGACCGACCAGATCAAAAATAAAGGAATGACAGTGGTGCTTGCCGCAACCGGCATCAACCTGGCACTGGGTATCTTATATACCTGGAGTATTTTTAAAGGGGCCATTGCCGATTCCATCGCCGCAGGTGGTCCCGGCGCGTTTACCTGGGACAAGGCCTCCATCAACGATCCCTACGCCGTTGCCTGTTTGGCCTTTGCCGTTTCCATGATCATTGCGGGAAAATTGCAGCAAAAATATGGTCCCCGCGTCACTTGCATTTTAGGTGGACTGTTGGTTGGTGCCGGGTTTGTCTGGATTTCTCAAACAACAAACTACTGGGCGTGGATTCTTGGCTTTGGTGTGATGGCCGGTATGGGAATCGGCTTTGGCTATTCAGCAACGACACCTCCGGCATTGAAATGGTTCTCACCGGCCAAAACCGGTCTGATTGCCGGTACGGTCGTGTCAGGCTTCGGGCTGGCGTCCATTTACATTGCCCCGCTGGCCAAGCACCTGCTGGCGACTCAGGGGTTGCAGCAGTCCATGCTGATTTTTGGCATTGCCTTTGCGATTGTTGTCAGCCTGCTCGGCATGCTGATTTCTAATCCCCCGGAGGGTTTTGTTCCCGCTGGTGCAGAAGCGACAGCCAGTACGGCTAAAAGTAGCAGTATCGACATGACCGCAACACAAATGATGAAAACCCCGAAATTTTACATCCTCTGGACCTGCTTTTTTATCGGTGCTGGTGCTGGTCTGATGGTAATCGGCAGTGCGAAAGGCTTGGCCAAGGCTTCCATGGGTGAGATGGCTTTTCTTGTTGTCGCCATTATGTCGGTTGGGAATGCTGCCGGTCGTTTAATTGCCGGGGTTGTCTCGGACAAAGTGGGCCGAGCCAATACCCTGACCTTTATGCTGATGTTCCAGGCCGTTTTGATGTTTGCTGCAGTTCCAGTACTTGGTGGAACCGACAGCAGCCCGATTCTGGTTGTCCTGCTGGTTAGTTTTATGGTGTTTAACTACGGAACCAACCTGTCACTGTTTCCTTCATTTGCCAAGGATCTGTGGGGCGCTAAAAATCTCGGGATGAATTACGGCATCCTGTTCAGCGCCTGGGGTGTAGGGGCCTTTGTGCTGGTTCGCCTGTCGCAGATGATGGTGGTTAAAACCGGAAGTTTTGATCTGTCCTTCAAAGCTGCAGGCATTATGCTGTTGGTTGGCGCCGGACTGTCGCTGACTCTGCGTGCCAAACAAGCTGTGGCCGAAGCGCCTCAGACTGCCGCTGTGCTGGACGACGAGTACGACGAAGAAGATCTGGTTGTCGACTGA
- a CDS encoding diguanylate cyclase → MNDTPSYDNRQQIHRLVRNHNPELIKQCVDYAQDLISGAREKTLFPAVTRIAHQIDHDFDADEHPVCEGFEPEFVHWCHNQGLNQADLLRMIKFLRDSYLSLCNSVELRAVMRGYFDILELSLSTLWGQVPAQRWKKHPTPLLDAADYPLFCNSHSMMMLIDPTNGVIVDANQAACLFYGYSHDQLTQRSLFDLNVDSHERIREKISQAYSGKTPCYRVRHQLSGGEIRVIEVFSGPIILGGKALLYSIIHDINDRVQIEDHLRKITTAVEHSPASIVITDRDGHIEYVNQSFSSITGYTTGDVIGQNPRMLRARPRPPAETRQMWQTILDGKIWRGLFYNRRKNGDAYWEKAAIAPVFDNLQKITHFVAIKEDITRQKALEDKIWHQAHHDALTDLPNRVLFYQYLGDVVLHAQRQDIGAALMFIDLDCFKEVNDSLGHDYGDLLLQQVAKRLCSSVRQTDQVARIGGDEFTVLLCHTSDDQAILAVAEKILTQLNQPFDLNGHQARISGSIGIARVRKGHTTESLVRQADHAMFAAKKSGRNQVIMAPIPPELPEDSLA, encoded by the coding sequence TTGAACGACACACCTTCTTACGACAATCGCCAGCAGATCCATCGCTTGGTGCGCAATCATAATCCCGAACTGATCAAGCAGTGCGTCGACTACGCCCAGGACCTGATCAGCGGTGCCAGAGAGAAGACGCTTTTCCCAGCCGTTACGCGAATCGCCCATCAGATCGATCACGATTTCGATGCCGACGAACACCCGGTATGTGAGGGTTTTGAGCCGGAGTTTGTTCACTGGTGTCACAATCAGGGCCTGAATCAGGCCGATCTGTTGCGCATGATTAAATTTCTGCGCGATAGCTATCTGTCATTGTGTAACTCTGTTGAATTGCGCGCTGTCATGCGCGGCTATTTTGACATTCTTGAATTATCCCTCTCGACCTTATGGGGACAAGTCCCGGCTCAACGTTGGAAAAAACATCCGACACCGTTACTGGATGCAGCGGACTACCCATTGTTTTGCAACAGCCACTCCATGATGATGTTGATCGATCCCACCAATGGCGTCATTGTTGATGCGAATCAGGCGGCCTGCCTGTTTTACGGCTACAGTCATGATCAGCTGACTCAGCGTTCTCTGTTTGATCTCAACGTCGACAGCCATGAACGCATCAGAGAAAAAATTAGTCAGGCTTACAGCGGAAAAACACCCTGTTACCGGGTTCGTCACCAGCTTTCCGGGGGAGAAATTCGTGTTATAGAGGTCTTCAGCGGACCGATTATTCTCGGCGGCAAGGCATTGCTCTATTCGATCATTCATGACATCAACGACCGGGTGCAGATTGAAGACCATTTGCGAAAAATCACCACGGCTGTTGAACACAGTCCAGCGTCAATCGTTATCACTGATCGTGACGGTCACATCGAGTATGTCAATCAGAGTTTTTCCAGCATCACTGGATACACGACGGGTGATGTTATCGGACAAAACCCGCGCATGCTTCGTGCACGACCACGCCCACCCGCAGAAACCCGGCAAATGTGGCAAACCATTCTGGACGGCAAAATCTGGCGCGGCCTGTTTTACAACCGGCGCAAAAATGGCGATGCTTATTGGGAAAAAGCGGCGATTGCGCCCGTGTTTGATAACCTGCAGAAAATTACTCATTTTGTGGCGATAAAAGAGGACATCACCCGACAAAAAGCTTTGGAAGATAAAATCTGGCATCAGGCGCACCACGACGCCTTGACCGATTTACCCAACCGGGTCCTCTTTTATCAATATCTCGGTGACGTTGTCCTTCATGCCCAGCGTCAGGATATTGGTGCTGCACTGATGTTTATTGATCTGGACTGCTTCAAAGAGGTCAATGACTCACTCGGACACGACTATGGTGACCTGCTGTTGCAACAGGTGGCTAAACGCCTGTGCAGCAGTGTCCGGCAAACCGATCAGGTCGCTCGCATTGGCGGCGATGAGTTTACAGTACTCCTCTGTCACACCAGCGACGATCAGGCCATTCTTGCCGTCGCAGAAAAAATTCTCACCCAACTGAATCAGCCATTTGACCTCAACGGTCACCAGGCTCGCATCTCCGGGTCGATCGGCATTGCTCGCGTACGCAAGGGGCACACCACCGAGTCTCTCGTACGCCAGGCAGATCACGCCATGTTTGCCGCCAAAAAATCCGGGCGTAATCAAGTTATTATGGCACCAATTCCTCCCGAGTTGCCTGAGGATTCACTGGCTTAA
- a CDS encoding Xaa-Pro peptidase family protein produces the protein MSDRVPASELSNRLGRFRQLMDLHQPDWELAAIFGKINHYYFTGTMQDGVLLVPRNGDATYWVRRSFQRATEESHFPLIRQMGSFRDAAATFSSMPKTLHVEMELLPLAGFERFKKHFPVEQVQPIDGIIARTRAVKSPFELDLMRESGRVHQRILEQRVPELLKLDMTEAEFASQMYPLMVEEGHHGIARFSMFETEILLGHICFGESSIYPTSFDGPGGNYGMHPAVPLLGSRHRRLQRGDLVFVDIGCGVNGYHTDKTMTYLFGTTPSDEMRASHDRCVEIQNEVARRMVPGAIPSQIYTEIMAGLEPAFLQNFMGFGDRQARFLGHGIGLHIDEYPVIAKGFDEPLEEGMVLALEPKRGIEHVGMVGIENTFIVTPSGGECITGDHPGLMEVSCLE, from the coding sequence ATGTCTGATCGTGTTCCAGCCAGTGAACTTTCCAATCGCCTTGGCCGTTTTCGCCAGCTGATGGATCTCCACCAGCCCGATTGGGAGCTGGCCGCCATTTTCGGCAAAATCAATCACTATTACTTCACCGGCACCATGCAGGATGGTGTCTTACTTGTTCCGCGGAACGGCGATGCCACCTACTGGGTGCGCCGCAGCTTTCAACGCGCCACGGAAGAATCCCATTTTCCATTGATCCGCCAGATGGGCAGTTTCCGCGATGCGGCAGCCACCTTTAGTTCCATGCCAAAAACTCTGCATGTTGAGATGGAACTGTTGCCCTTGGCCGGTTTTGAGCGCTTCAAAAAGCATTTCCCGGTTGAACAGGTCCAGCCCATCGACGGCATTATTGCACGGACACGCGCGGTCAAAAGTCCATTTGAACTTGACCTGATGCGGGAATCCGGCCGGGTTCATCAGAGAATTCTCGAACAGCGCGTCCCTGAGCTGTTAAAGCTGGACATGACAGAAGCGGAGTTTGCCAGTCAGATGTATCCGTTGATGGTAGAAGAAGGGCACCACGGCATTGCCCGTTTCAGCATGTTTGAGACTGAAATCCTGCTCGGCCACATCTGTTTTGGCGAAAGCTCTATCTATCCAACTTCTTTTGATGGTCCTGGCGGCAACTACGGTATGCATCCCGCCGTGCCTTTGCTCGGCAGCCGTCATCGTCGTCTTCAGCGTGGCGATCTGGTTTTTGTCGATATCGGTTGCGGTGTCAATGGCTACCACACGGATAAGACCATGACCTATCTGTTCGGCACGACACCCAGTGACGAAATGCGTGCCAGCCATGACCGTTGTGTCGAAATCCAGAACGAGGTCGCCCGACGGATGGTACCGGGTGCGATCCCGTCGCAGATTTACACTGAAATCATGGCAGGCCTAGAACCGGCTTTTCTCCAGAACTTCATGGGTTTTGGCGACCGCCAGGCCCGTTTTCTCGGCCATGGCATCGGTCTCCATATCGATGAATATCCGGTAATTGCCAAAGGGTTTGACGAACCACTGGAGGAAGGGATGGTTCTCGCCTTGGAGCCAAAGCGCGGTATTGAGCATGTCGGCATGGTTGGCATTGAAAACACCTTTATCGTCACACCATCTGGCGGAGAATGTATCACCGGAGATCATCCGGGACTGATGGAGGTTTCCTGTCTGGAATAA
- a CDS encoding MoaD/ThiS family protein — MSQKPNTTIRLFGNLHTLRRERGLPPVAEIWLPEEGMTAMEVAKQLDLPLNRIEGIFCNHLAFGLDHVLHPGDALAFIPTGVPGPHRFMLGIHAAGKGHLNASD, encoded by the coding sequence ATGAGCCAAAAACCCAACACCACCATTCGTCTGTTCGGCAATCTTCACACCCTGCGTCGTGAACGCGGCTTGCCGCCTGTCGCAGAAATCTGGCTGCCTGAAGAGGGGATGACCGCCATGGAAGTGGCCAAACAACTCGACCTGCCGCTCAACCGCATTGAAGGGATTTTCTGCAATCATCTGGCTTTTGGCCTGGATCATGTGCTGCATCCCGGAGATGCACTGGCATTCATTCCCACCGGTGTTCCCGGACCACACCGTTTCATGCTCGGCATCCATGCTGCCGGAAAAGGTCATCTCAACGCATCAGACTGA
- a CDS encoding glycosyltransferase family A protein: MTSPKAQQRYLQRHSCRGPWTLEGVQGDNYRGAVVIPALAEGDALWATLTALLSQRGGWPTDWLIVVVINAREDCDAQQLDDNRKDLELLRSGHYASAPVSWVDASTDDRRLPLKHGGVGMARKLGCDLVLPHLADNGLLVHLDADCRVEETYLRVIENYFSRYDGGGVLPYCHPLPDVEPLRTAMICYELYLRCHRQGLLWAGSPYAYHAIGSTMVTTVEAYVKAGGMNCRQAGEDFYFLQQVAKTSGVGCLDGTVVWPSSRISQRTPFGTGQVIAASAGDSLQQLYHPMTYAVLRDWLRMVSEHLQDAAEPLLERAAAIDSELHDFLLREEFAERWGQLCRTHEKKERRLRAFHEWFDGLKSLRCIHALGERYPAAAAVEQVPRLFELWGWPVCCDLEEALVQLRRRDLPWLVEGDVDFLLD; encoded by the coding sequence ATGACATCACCTAAAGCGCAACAGCGCTATCTGCAACGCCACTCCTGTCGTGGGCCATGGACACTGGAAGGTGTACAGGGCGACAACTATCGTGGCGCGGTTGTGATTCCTGCTCTGGCGGAAGGGGACGCCTTATGGGCAACTCTCACGGCGCTGTTGTCACAGCGCGGCGGCTGGCCGACCGACTGGCTGATCGTGGTGGTGATCAATGCCCGCGAAGACTGTGATGCACAACAGCTTGACGATAATCGTAAGGATCTTGAACTGTTGCGTAGCGGACATTATGCATCTGCGCCAGTGAGCTGGGTGGATGCATCGACCGACGACCGACGTTTGCCTCTTAAACACGGTGGCGTCGGTATGGCGCGTAAACTGGGTTGTGATCTCGTTCTGCCTCACCTGGCTGACAATGGCCTGCTGGTGCACCTTGATGCCGACTGCCGGGTCGAAGAGACTTATCTGAGAGTCATTGAAAACTATTTTAGCCGCTATGATGGTGGTGGCGTGCTGCCCTATTGCCATCCCCTGCCGGACGTGGAGCCATTGCGTACAGCTATGATCTGCTACGAACTTTATCTGCGTTGTCATCGTCAGGGGTTGCTGTGGGCCGGTTCACCGTATGCCTATCATGCGATTGGCAGTACTATGGTCACGACGGTAGAAGCCTATGTTAAAGCAGGTGGAATGAACTGCCGCCAGGCGGGAGAAGATTTCTATTTTCTGCAACAGGTGGCCAAGACCTCCGGTGTCGGATGTCTTGACGGTACGGTGGTGTGGCCGTCGTCGCGTATTTCACAACGCACCCCGTTTGGAACCGGACAGGTAATTGCTGCCAGCGCAGGTGATTCTTTGCAGCAGCTTTATCATCCGATGACCTATGCGGTTCTGCGTGACTGGCTGCGGATGGTCAGTGAACATCTGCAGGACGCGGCAGAGCCGTTGTTGGAGCGGGCTGCTGCCATTGACTCAGAGTTACATGATTTTCTGCTTCGAGAAGAATTTGCCGAGCGATGGGGGCAGTTGTGTCGCACCCACGAAAAAAAAGAGCGACGATTGCGGGCGTTTCACGAATGGTTTGATGGGTTGAAGAGTTTGCGCTGTATTCATGCGCTCGGCGAAAGGTACCCGGCTGCTGCGGCGGTTGAGCAGGTGCCGCGGCTTTTTGAGTTGTGGGGCTGGCCGGTTTGTTGTGACCTGGAGGAGGCTCTGGTTCAGTTGCGGCGGCGGGATTTGCCGTGGTTGGTTGAGGGGGATGTGGATTTTTTGTTGGATTAG
- a CDS encoding LrgB family protein: protein MSAQLLHTPLFGIALTLIIFQFASLFYRRFRYTLFNPVILTIVAIIVLLKVTGIPHNDYALGGDMILFLLGPAVVALGVPLYQRRSEITQRLIPITGGIIAGATASIISASGIILLMGGSRELALTMAPKSVTTPIAIGIADKIGAITPLTAAVVVLTGCFGALVGPSFCRLLRINDPASMGLAMGTAAHGIGTGRMLEIDVLGGAIAGLAIGLNGIATALLIPLLQGLLPG, encoded by the coding sequence ATGAGTGCCCAACTGCTGCATACCCCTCTGTTCGGCATTGCCCTGACTCTGATCATCTTTCAGTTCGCCAGTCTGTTTTATCGCCGTTTTCGTTACACCTTGTTCAATCCGGTGATCCTGACCATTGTCGCCATCATTGTACTGCTCAAAGTGACAGGCATCCCGCATAACGACTACGCGCTCGGTGGTGATATGATTCTGTTCCTGCTCGGACCTGCCGTAGTGGCACTGGGAGTCCCCCTGTACCAACGCCGCAGCGAAATCACCCAGCGGTTAATCCCCATTACCGGCGGGATCATCGCCGGAGCCACAGCATCAATCATCAGCGCTTCGGGCATCATCCTGCTGATGGGCGGCAGCCGTGAGCTGGCACTGACCATGGCACCCAAATCGGTCACCACTCCCATCGCCATCGGCATTGCCGACAAAATCGGGGCGATCACACCTTTGACGGCAGCCGTTGTTGTGCTCACCGGCTGCTTCGGTGCGCTGGTCGGTCCGAGTTTTTGCCGCCTGCTACGCATCAATGATCCGGCCTCCATGGGCCTCGCCATGGGTACGGCCGCGCATGGTATCGGCACCGGGCGGATGCTGGAGATTGATGTGCTGGGTGGAGCGATTGCCGGATTGGCGATTGGGTTGAATGGAATTGCTACCGCGTTGTTAATTCCATTGTTGCAGGGATTGTTGCCTGGTTAG
- a CDS encoding CidA/LrgA family protein, with protein MIRGFAILLGFQYLGEVITTLLDLPLPGSVIGMVLLLFALRFEFIRLDWVRDAAQLLLDNLSMLFIPAGVGVMVYAELIQQQWLPLTLATTVSSLVVLAVTGLTDQLLHRRRKA; from the coding sequence ATGATCCGCGGTTTTGCCATACTACTCGGTTTTCAATACCTCGGCGAGGTAATCACGACCTTGCTCGACCTCCCCCTGCCCGGCAGCGTCATCGGCATGGTGCTGTTACTGTTTGCCCTGCGCTTTGAGTTCATCCGTCTCGACTGGGTACGCGACGCCGCCCAACTGCTGCTCGATAACCTGTCAATGCTGTTTATCCCTGCCGGTGTCGGCGTTATGGTGTATGCCGAACTGATCCAACAGCAATGGCTGCCACTGACTCTGGCAACGACTGTGAGTTCTCTGGTGGTACTGGCCGTCACCGGCCTGACAGATCAACTGCTGCACCGACGGAGGAAAGCATGA
- the pdxA gene encoding 4-hydroxythreonine-4-phosphate dehydrogenase PdxA — translation MDAPVIVTMGDPAGIGPEIIIKAWLDGAFEAFGRPLVVAGDIAILQRAARVMNCPVTFEPGQQGEVILKHQQRQLRVKPLSCLDPAAVPFGQIQAACGEAMLDYIEWACEQCRSGKAAAMVTAPIQKEAIRAAGCNFPGHTELLAERCGVDKVVMMLGGERLKVCLVTTHLALRDVPQAVTGDEIDATLRVTDAAFRRYFTSGAPRIAVLALNPHAGEGGLFGDEEQRLIAPAIERARQAGMEVSGPHSADTLFHFAVQGAYDAVVCMYHDQGLIPLKLLHFDDGVNVTLGLPIIRTSVDHGTAYDLAGTGKASCESLVAAIRTAVAMHQRAEENSDL, via the coding sequence ATGGACGCACCTGTCATTGTTACCATGGGAGATCCTGCTGGCATCGGTCCGGAAATTATCATCAAAGCCTGGCTCGATGGCGCTTTCGAGGCGTTTGGTCGGCCTCTGGTGGTTGCCGGTGACATCGCCATCCTGCAGCGTGCTGCCCGGGTGATGAACTGTCCGGTCACCTTTGAACCGGGCCAACAGGGCGAAGTGATCCTCAAACACCAGCAACGGCAGTTGCGCGTCAAACCGCTCTCCTGTCTCGATCCGGCGGCGGTGCCGTTCGGTCAGATTCAGGCCGCGTGTGGCGAGGCCATGCTCGATTATATTGAATGGGCCTGTGAGCAGTGTCGCAGTGGCAAAGCGGCGGCCATGGTTACCGCGCCGATCCAGAAAGAAGCGATCCGCGCCGCCGGGTGTAACTTTCCTGGTCATACCGAACTATTGGCAGAACGCTGTGGCGTGGATAAAGTGGTGATGATGCTCGGCGGCGAACGCCTCAAAGTATGTCTGGTGACCACCCATCTGGCGCTGCGCGACGTGCCGCAGGCAGTCACCGGCGACGAAATTGATGCCACCTTGCGCGTGACGGATGCGGCGTTTCGCCGTTACTTTACTTCGGGAGCGCCACGCATTGCCGTGCTGGCTCTCAATCCCCATGCGGGTGAAGGCGGTCTGTTCGGTGATGAAGAGCAGCGGCTGATTGCCCCGGCGATTGAGCGGGCGCGTCAGGCCGGGATGGAGGTGTCCGGCCCGCACAGTGCCGACACCCTGTTTCACTTTGCCGTGCAGGGCGCGTATGACGCCGTGGTGTGCATGTACCACGATCAGGGCCTCATCCCGCTGAAGTTGCTCCATTTCGACGATGGCGTGAATGTCACCCTCGGTCTGCCGATTATCCGCACCTCGGTCGATCACGGCACCGCCTATGATCTGGCCGGAACCGGAAAAGCCAGCTGCGAAAGTCTGGTGGCTGCGATCCGTACGGCGGTAGCGATGCATCAACGCGCTGAAGAGAACAGCGACCTTTGA